One window from the genome of Sulfodiicoccus acidiphilus encodes:
- the psmB gene encoding archaeal proteasome endopeptidase complex subunit beta produces the protein MEELPATAVGMALKDAVVLAAERRLSYGGYVISKAAKKVNKLGRFGIAGVGLFGDLQALERIMEVEMKYYELYNGSSISVKAAAKLLSTLLYQYKYTPFISETIFGGVDAHGPQLFILDPLGSLIEDNFAAVGSGAKVAIGVLETEFRKEMSIEEGKNLALKSVKASIERDVLSGDGVDVLVISNAGVQESFFR, from the coding sequence ATGGAGGAGTTACCTGCAACTGCGGTCGGAATGGCCCTGAAGGACGCGGTAGTTCTCGCCGCAGAGAGGAGGTTGAGTTACGGGGGTTACGTAATAAGCAAGGCAGCCAAGAAGGTCAATAAGTTGGGACGCTTCGGGATAGCGGGAGTAGGACTGTTCGGGGACCTCCAAGCCCTCGAGAGGATAATGGAGGTCGAAATGAAGTACTACGAACTCTACAATGGTTCATCTATCTCAGTGAAGGCGGCTGCAAAGCTCCTCTCAACTCTCCTTTACCAGTACAAGTACACACCTTTCATCTCCGAGACTATCTTCGGCGGAGTCGACGCCCACGGCCCGCAATTATTTATATTGGATCCGTTAGGCTCACTGATAGAGGACAACTTCGCCGCAGTGGGTTCTGGAGCCAAGGTCGCAATAGGCGTCTTGGAGACGGAGTTCAGAAAGGAGATGTCGATAGAGGAGGGAAAGAACTTAGCGTTGAAGAGCGTTAAGGCCTCTATAGAAAGGGACGTCCTATCGGGAGACGGTGTCGACGTCCTTGTAATAAGTAACGCAGGTGTGCAGGAATCGTTTTTCCGCTGA